In a single window of the uncultured Dysgonomonas sp. genome:
- the glmS gene encoding glutamine--fructose-6-phosphate transaminase (isomerizing) → MCGIVGYIGFREAYPILIKGLHRLEYRGYDSAGVAIINEENKLSVYKAKGRVQDLEEYARDKDTTGTIGIAHTRWATHGEPSNANAHPHYSQSESLALIHNGIIENYAVLKAELIKNGYSFHSSTDTEVLVQLIEYIKQINHCDLFSAVQIALNQIVGAYAIAVIEKGNPDQIIAARKSSPLVIGIGEGEFFIGSDASPIIEFTKKVVYLDDEEIAIIKRDEEPKIVTISNIEHTPKVKELEMNLSQLERGGYPHFMLKEIFEQPETLKSCMSGRINIEGTHMTLSGIIDHKDKFINARRIIIIACGTSWHAGLIGEYLFEEFCRIPVEVEYASEFRYRNPVICPDDIVIAISQSGETADSLAAIDLARKAGAFVYGVCNVVGSSIPRNTDSGSYTHCGHEIGVASTKAFTAQVTVLTMMALAIAKEKGTIPDNKYLKVIKELQSIPAKIERVLTLNDKIKELSLIFTYAQNFIYLGRGYNYPIALEGALKLKEISYIHAEGYPAAEMKHGPIALIDNEMPIVTIATHSAIYEKVVSNIQEIKARKGRVIAIINEGDETMKSLADHYIEIPATEECLDPLLTSIPLQLLAYHIAVNKNRDVDMPRNLAKSVTVE, encoded by the coding sequence GTTACGATAGCGCCGGAGTTGCTATCATCAACGAAGAAAATAAACTCTCGGTATATAAAGCTAAAGGGCGAGTACAAGACCTTGAAGAATATGCCCGCGACAAAGACACAACAGGCACAATCGGGATTGCGCACACACGTTGGGCAACGCATGGCGAACCAAGTAATGCCAATGCACACCCCCACTATTCCCAATCAGAATCACTGGCCCTTATCCATAACGGTATTATCGAAAATTATGCTGTTCTAAAAGCCGAACTGATAAAAAACGGATATTCATTCCATAGCAGCACCGATACAGAAGTATTGGTTCAATTGATCGAATATATAAAACAGATAAATCACTGCGACCTCTTCTCTGCCGTGCAGATTGCGCTAAATCAGATAGTCGGAGCTTATGCTATCGCTGTAATAGAAAAAGGAAATCCCGACCAGATCATCGCCGCCCGCAAAAGCAGTCCCCTGGTAATCGGAATAGGTGAGGGAGAATTCTTTATAGGTTCCGACGCATCACCAATTATCGAATTTACAAAGAAAGTTGTATATCTCGACGATGAAGAAATAGCCATTATCAAAAGGGACGAAGAACCCAAAATAGTCACCATATCGAATATCGAACATACTCCGAAAGTTAAAGAATTGGAAATGAACCTCAGCCAGCTGGAAAGAGGGGGTTATCCACACTTTATGCTGAAAGAAATATTCGAACAACCCGAAACATTAAAAAGCTGTATGAGTGGACGGATCAATATCGAAGGTACACATATGACCCTCTCGGGCATTATTGATCATAAAGACAAATTTATTAATGCGCGGCGTATCATAATTATAGCATGTGGTACATCCTGGCATGCAGGATTGATAGGGGAATATCTGTTCGAAGAATTTTGCCGTATCCCGGTAGAAGTGGAATATGCGTCTGAATTCAGATACCGTAACCCGGTAATCTGCCCTGATGATATTGTTATTGCTATTTCCCAGTCGGGAGAAACCGCCGATTCGCTTGCGGCTATCGATTTGGCGCGTAAGGCTGGGGCATTTGTTTATGGAGTTTGCAATGTGGTAGGTTCATCCATTCCCCGCAACACCGACTCCGGGTCATATACACATTGCGGACACGAAATCGGGGTCGCTTCCACAAAGGCATTTACAGCACAAGTTACTGTATTGACAATGATGGCGCTTGCTATTGCTAAGGAGAAAGGAACTATACCGGACAATAAATACCTGAAGGTAATAAAAGAACTTCAAAGTATACCGGCAAAGATAGAACGTGTTCTTACATTGAACGACAAAATAAAAGAACTCTCGTTAATCTTCACTTATGCGCAGAACTTTATCTATTTAGGCCGCGGTTACAATTACCCGATTGCACTGGAAGGGGCTTTAAAGCTGAAGGAAATATCATATATCCATGCCGAAGGTTACCCTGCGGCTGAAATGAAGCACGGCCCGATTGCTTTAATCGATAACGAAATGCCGATAGTAACAATTGCAACTCATAGTGCCATCTACGAGAAAGTAGTCAGTAATATACAAGAAATAAAAGCCCGTAAAGGCCGAGTCATAGCCATTATCAATGAAGGGGACGAGACTATGAAATCTTTGGCCGACCATTATATCGAGATCCCGGCTACAGAAGAGTGTCTTGATCCGCTATTAACTTCGATCCCGCTACAATTACTTGCATATCATATAGCTGTGAATAAAAACAGAGATGTAGATATGCCGCGTAATCTTGCAAAATCTGTCACTGTAGAGTAA
- a CDS encoding Hint domain-containing protein → MKIRFFLFTLACFLILSVSMVAQSSSLAAGTKITMFDDKKKNIENLEVGDVVLSFNTQDKVYEEKKVKNISKIMYSRLVRVTLNSGVQLTMTSDCPFLAEKGWVSVDPELTMSNKKYTDVKRCQIGEFALFYNVTSTDYVEITVIQGIMDPTQTYIVELEGDGAIVANGFLVGQN, encoded by the coding sequence ATGAAAATCAGATTCTTCCTTTTCACACTGGCCTGTTTTCTCATCCTCAGCGTGAGTATGGTTGCGCAAAGCAGTAGTCTGGCTGCGGGCACAAAAATAACGATGTTCGACGATAAGAAAAAGAATATTGAAAACTTAGAAGTTGGTGATGTTGTTTTATCTTTCAATACCCAAGATAAAGTATATGAAGAAAAGAAGGTAAAAAACATAAGCAAAATAATGTATAGCCGACTTGTCCGTGTGACCCTTAATAGCGGAGTACAACTTACCATGACTAGCGATTGTCCGTTCCTTGCCGAAAAAGGCTGGGTATCCGTCGATCCTGAACTCACTATGTCGAATAAAAAATATACTGATGTAAAACGTTGCCAGATAGGTGAATTTGCACTTTTCTACAATGTAACAAGTACAGACTATGTAGAAATCACCGTTATACAAGGCATAATGGATCCAACCCAGACTTATATAGTAGAACTGGAAGGAGACGGAGCTATTGTCGCGAACGGTTTTCTTGTAGGACAGAATTAA
- a CDS encoding PaaI family thioesterase has translation MKLDTNNIQERIKNTFLETLNITFIESDDPMSLEAIMPVTQQMTQTMGVLHGGATISLAESLAGAGSNNICATDERCFGMQISASHISSANVGDTVRAKGVIQHKGRSTHVWNVDVFSENTGRLISSIRITNAVVKQVVYFGKGK, from the coding sequence ATGAAGCTCGATACTAACAATATACAAGAGCGAATAAAGAATACCTTTCTGGAGACATTGAACATCACATTCATAGAATCTGATGATCCAATGTCTCTTGAAGCGATTATGCCCGTCACCCAACAGATGACCCAAACTATGGGTGTATTGCATGGCGGGGCAACTATTTCCCTTGCCGAGTCGTTGGCGGGAGCAGGTTCAAATAACATATGTGCAACTGACGAACGATGCTTTGGTATGCAGATAAGTGCGAGTCATATATCGAGTGCTAATGTAGGAGATACTGTTCGTGCAAAAGGGGTAATCCAACACAAAGGTCGCTCTACACATGTGTGGAATGTGGATGTATTCTCTGAAAATACAGGCCGGTTAATATCATCTATACGTATAACAAATGCAGTTGTGAAACAGGTTGTATATTTCGGAAAAGGAAAATAG
- a CDS encoding GntR family transcriptional regulator yields the protein MDFKSNKPIYLQIVDFCFQKMLTNEWAEEERVPSVRELGTILQVNPNTAMRAFEYMQTENIIYSKRGMGYYVAENARKQILNLQKKDFFEEMLPETFKTMELLDISIDEVVDRYNKSKG from the coding sequence ATGGATTTTAAATCAAATAAGCCGATATATCTGCAAATCGTGGACTTCTGTTTTCAGAAGATGCTGACCAACGAATGGGCAGAAGAGGAGCGTGTTCCCTCTGTCAGAGAGTTGGGTACAATATTGCAGGTCAATCCCAATACAGCCATGCGGGCTTTTGAATATATGCAGACAGAAAATATTATCTATTCAAAACGTGGTATGGGATATTATGTAGCAGAAAATGCCCGTAAACAGATACTGAATCTTCAGAAGAAAGATTTCTTCGAGGAAATGCTTCCTGAAACTTTCAAAACTATGGAATTGCTGGATATCAGTATAGATGAGGTGGTTGATAGGTATAATAAGTCAAAAGGATAG